A stretch of Longimicrobium terrae DNA encodes these proteins:
- a CDS encoding aminotransferase class I/II-fold pyridoxal phosphate-dependent enzyme, whose protein sequence is MNPVLDGIAPSLIRALNARKQPGDIDLGLGEPTLRPDPRYFDAAAAWVREHGCPYTVNAGFADLRAAIAAYHAIPDRGAENVCVTVGSEEAIYLALKAVLDPARDEVLIVEPCYLAYPKLCALEGIRHRTVAMDGDDGFRPDAARVLDALRPDTRMLILNSPANPTGRVWPEAELRALADGLAARPGPPVYVLSDEVYRELYFSAEAPVSIGALWPHSLVACSLSKSNAMTGLRLGWLVGGRAEIAAAVKVHQLVNTAASTFSQVVARAVFADPANLGEHRAHYAARLRLLGTALAENGLRTTPIEGAFYCMVRLPDAWAADSLGAAEALLTRAHVVATPGLAFGGSGEGWLRLSWVAEPDALAEGVRRIARFLAEPRG, encoded by the coding sequence GTGAACCCGGTACTGGACGGCATCGCCCCGTCGCTCATCCGCGCGCTCAACGCCCGCAAGCAGCCGGGCGACATCGACCTGGGGCTGGGCGAACCCACGCTGCGCCCGGACCCGCGCTACTTCGATGCGGCGGCGGCGTGGGTGCGCGAGCACGGCTGCCCGTACACCGTGAACGCCGGCTTCGCGGATCTGCGCGCCGCCATCGCCGCCTATCACGCGATCCCGGACCGCGGGGCGGAAAACGTGTGCGTGACGGTCGGGTCGGAGGAGGCGATCTACCTGGCTCTCAAGGCGGTGCTGGATCCGGCGCGCGACGAGGTGCTGATCGTGGAGCCCTGCTACCTCGCCTATCCCAAGCTGTGCGCGCTGGAAGGCATCCGGCACCGCACCGTGGCGATGGACGGGGACGATGGATTCCGCCCGGATGCCGCGCGCGTGCTGGATGCGCTCCGCCCGGATACGCGGATGCTGATCCTCAACAGCCCCGCGAACCCCACAGGCCGCGTGTGGCCGGAAGCGGAACTGCGCGCGCTGGCGGACGGGCTCGCCGCGCGTCCGGGGCCGCCCGTCTACGTGCTGTCGGATGAGGTGTACCGCGAGCTGTACTTCAGCGCGGAGGCGCCGGTGAGCATCGGCGCGCTCTGGCCGCACTCGCTCGTCGCCTGCTCGCTCAGCAAGAGCAACGCGATGACGGGGCTGCGACTCGGCTGGCTCGTGGGCGGCAGGGCGGAGATCGCAGCGGCGGTCAAGGTGCACCAGCTGGTGAACACCGCCGCCAGCACCTTTTCGCAGGTGGTGGCGCGCGCCGTCTTTGCCGATCCGGCCAACCTGGGCGAGCACCGCGCGCACTACGCCGCGCGCCTGCGGCTGCTGGGGACCGCCCTGGCGGAAAACGGACTGCGTACGACGCCCATCGAAGGTGCGTTCTACTGCATGGTGCGCCTGCCGGACGCCTGGGCCGCCGACTCGCTGGGCGCGGCGGAGGCGCTGCTGACGCGCGCGCACGTGGTCGCCACGCCGGGGCTGGCCTTTGGCGGCAGCGGCGAGGGCTGGCTGCGGCTGAGCTGGGTGGCCGAGCCGGACGCGCTGGCGGAGGGAGTGCGGCGCATCGCCCGCTTCCTGGCCGAGCCGCGCGGCTGA